A region of the Echeneis naucrates chromosome 22, fEcheNa1.1, whole genome shotgun sequence genome:
GAATGATGGACTTGTGTTTAACAAATGTCTCTATGAtggtgtctgtctctgctgagtGTCCTGCAGGTCACACtgaaggtcaaagttcagcCCTGATTTTCAGATCCAGAGTCTCAGCAAACTGTCCGTCTTGATTATTTATCAGAAATTTGAGACAAATAAGGACTCcagaagacaaaacataaaaggaaACGAGCATTTAATTGACCTGAAAAAAGTAACGAAtgaatcaaaatgtatttatcaaacAAACAGTTGGTGAACTGGAGGAAAGCGataaaacattagaaaataCCCAAAGACAAACTGATAGTAACAGTTGAAGGGTCCAGGAAGCATCAGTACAACAactgagcagcagaggtcagcacAACATCACACACTGCTGGGCTGAGATATCTGAAGACCAACCTTCAGGATTCCTGTTTTAATCAAGTCTCTATGTATAATCAAGACGTTGAAAAGCTGTCAGGGACCTTCAGTTGCAGTAACTTTCCCTGCCAACATTTCTGCAGGAGATCCAGTTGACTCAAAGTGGAAGGCCCTTGTGACGTTCTTCAGTATGACAGATTGTCCACAACTCAAAGTCATGTTACATGTATATggatatatgtatttatatcattttctgtcttctagcactttctttttctctcctttccttcgcATTGGTGGTTTTATTTATGACGCACAGAACTGGAGAAGCAgccataattttattttgtacttgAAGTAAAATGACAATTAAGGCTTTTAAATCTAAACTTTACAGCTTTAACAGCAtgtacattttcagtttcatgttaATGACACTATTCATTGATTAGACATCTTACAATAAGTAAAGCCACCCACCTCTTACTGTCACATCACAGTAATTATCATGAATTTAGAACAAAGATGTGAAACTGTTCAGAGAGCTTGAGAATATCTCACAGCAACACTCCATGTCCCCGACACCAGAGTCACCACTGGAATGGGTTGCTGGTCGCTGCAGTGAGGCCGCAAAGGTCTGAGAGTCATCAGGTTTAAGTGAAAGatggattttcttttaaaataaaaagtaatctGTCATTAAAAATCCACATATAATTACACAAAAGACGGATTGTGGAAATCCAGGCTTACTCCCCTTTGTACTGGATTACAACATCACTGTAATCACCGCTGTTATCCAATTACACGCAGTGCGTTACTCCACACTATGTACATTGTTGAATAATGGCCTCCAGATGGGCAATTCTGTGATGGTGAGGAAGACATGGTGTCGGAGATGAGTGTGAACCTGTCCCTGACTCAGTCCACTGAATATTTCTTAATCTAACTTTAATTGCTTGGCCTCAGGTTTCAACCTTAACTTTTTAAAGATTCATTTCCTAGACTACTTGCGACCAGTTCTGCTCTGCTGGCTCCTCATGCGGCCGCAGGGCCTCTGACGATGGCAATTTCTTGATGAGGTGCTTACTCACCCAAATCAATCCTTCCACATCTCCCCTCGCCTCGTCCTGTTGTTGTCTCCGGCAGAGGACTTTTTCCTCCAATGCGCACCCTTCCTGTCTTAAGTAAATGATCCGTGAAGTAAAGCCTGTAAGACACAGTCTGAGTAGCAGccagcttttctctctttgttaaATGGAAATATCACTGGAAACAGATTGAGTCAAAGTGGCAGGATGAGGCAAACAGTGTTGGACCTCAGGGGTGAAGTCATTACAGGGCAGCATGTGAGAACATGAAGCCTGGAGCTGTGGAGCCAGCTAATTGAGCTCAGATGAGTGACAGTAGACACAGGTAGGCGCTGATTTTGAGTACGGTGTTCCCCCTTTTCCGTGTGGATGCCTACGAACAAAAGGGCAGACTCTTTTTCCTACTCAAGCTAATGGAGTGGGAACAAGCTGGTAGCTGAAGTAGATGGGCAGCGACAGGTAGAAGGTGCCTCCGGGGGATTTGAGGAGTCAGGTGGGGGCCAGAGAGGCAGAGGTGCTGACTGGCAGGACACGGGGTGATAAAAAGCCACGGCTTGTACCgtcagatccagcagcaggtggttCACGTCTGAAGAGCACTAAGTGACAAGTACCGGAGTTCATCCACGCCGCCAAAGAGCAGCTTCAGTGCATTACAGCTGtgagaggagcagctggtgtCCGCTGTGTTTTACCGTCTGTTCGACAGTCAACACATTCAAAccctgtgtttgtctgcaggacGGCAGGATGATGCTGCAAAGGAAGACGGCACAATGGTGAGTGAAGTGATAAGACGTTAATCTGCTCAGAGGAAACactggttttattttctcacatcCAGATTATATCACACAATCTCAGTGGCTGAAGAGGTTCAGCGGATGTTCAAGTTCAAGAAGTAAAAGCTCCAAAACTTTGACCGACTTAATCAAACAGCTGCCTCCAAAGCcaacactgaaatgtaaatgttgaaCATAAATATTAGATATAAGATTCAAATACATGTGACAAGGCAATAATTGAATTTGATAGAGTCAGTTCAAAGTTCTCATCatgctaaatatttaaaactggCCTGGATGAAGACTTTCACTCAGATAGAGATCCGGATCCTCTCTGGACTGGTCCTGGTCTCATTAAGGGTCGAACTGTAGAGGATCTGGTTCAGTCTGGAATTAGAGAAAGAAGTCCAAAGTCCTTTTGGATCCAGTTTCCTGAagatttaaagacattttcttaagaggagaagcagagagaagaatattttaaaatgattttgtttagttttttacagATCCAGGAGTCAAAGTGTGTTCTGAAACTGAGCTAGCTTCATGTAATATTACCATCCATCATCAAACTTACCGTATTAAAGAAGGATAATATCATCATCAGAGTCAGTCCTGGAAAATAACTCAGTTTGTCTGAACAGCTGACACGTTTAACAATTTAAACACCAAACACGGGATTAGCATCATTCttcatgctaatgctaacgctagCTAGTTCGTGCCGTCCAAATGTCTTTTAATTTTAACGGAAATTAAACCGACAACAATCAAAAATTCCACTCATTTATAAatctgacaacaaaacaaaaaacttgaaatatttcatttgtggaGAGGAAAGTTCAGCTTGTTTCAGGGTAGTTAGCCTTTAGCTAATCGTAGTTAGCCTAGCTTCACTCAATCTGTAGCGGAAATGTGATCGCGCATGCGCCACATTTTCCTCCTGAACAGTAGAGACTGATTAGTTAATGAGAATTTAATCGTTTATATCAGAATCATTAATAACGAAGCTGGCAGCACAGTCCAACAAAATGAGTCCCAGAGTTGATCCCACCCGATCCTCCCTCCAGGAGAGCCGGACTGCTCCTCTGCTGGCTCCTGCTCTGGGTCTCCGGTCCGGCGGACTCCCTCCCCCGGCGGTCGGCCGTCAGTCTGCGGCGCTTCGTCGGCTGCGCCGTCCGGGAGTTCACCTTCCTGGCCCGGAAGCCGGGCTGCGGGGGGCTGCACGTCACCACCGACGCCTGCTGGGGGCGCTGCGAGACCTGGGAGGTGAGCACAACACACCGGGGGTGATACGGGGAGGAGGGATCTGATCCAGGATCTGCAGatacagagatggagagatgagatGGTCCCTGTGGAGAACGCTTGTTTTGTCCTGCCTCCCTCTGCAGAGAGGTCAGAACAAGGACAGCTGATCAGTCCAGATCCACACATTACAACAAGACAGGAGGCTGAAACTGAGGCCGAGTTAACGAAAAGCAGCGACAGCAGCACTTTTCCTGAGAATGCTTCAAGTGCAGTGATCATTCTGTGAAATCTCCAGCTTGTTCAGTGACAGGAGGCATTAGGAAGCTCATGATTCTCCCTGCTGCATTATTATTGCAGCACGGCTGGTGTGTGCAGGAGGCCCGAGCTTTGTTTTGTCACG
Encoded here:
- the LOC115036250 gene encoding glycoprotein hormone beta-5-like, with the protein product MMLQRKTAQWRAGLLLCWLLLWVSGPADSLPRRSAVSLRRFVGCAVREFTFLARKPGCGGLHVTTDACWGRCETWEKPVLDPPYVESHQQVCTYNETRLVTVKLPNCQPNVDPTYTYPVALRCNCGVCLTSTTECVTSV